In Archaeoglobaceae archaeon, a single window of DNA contains:
- a CDS encoding DmsC/YnfH family molybdoenzyme membrane anchor subunit: MRTIETAFVSITLVLVLLGFAGAYLMHFPPLIPVELPVEPFESAFGVPWRYLVALYVFLVLLGTAAIASAAEVLHIKELEAIVKDAVVIAILSIIVGLITISVDLERIERGAYAVLGHANPTSVMYWMIMFYILEVVLLIIEAWFYFRSDLVKQGELKGIKGTVGRIVSLRFVGEYINNKYLQSPGLNKLAKYLTSTDKKLDLEIARPIGVVALITAILAYSNLGALFAASYIPLWHDAITPIYFVVTAIVGGSAVLILATIVTSWAKGSNEKMSALPVLKNILGVALAIAILFTAWRVVIVGYPGVNYFASLSVQNLMFGEYIFNFWVIEVLLGMFIPLLLLIFAGKNVRALLASSLLVIAGIFTYRYDFLFAGQVVKNISGIAIPTHPHPFEIMFTLGALALVMLAYYVVYKILPMEVEHAS; this comes from the coding sequence TTGAGGACAATTGAGACCGCTTTCGTTTCAATAACGCTCGTCTTAGTGCTATTAGGGTTTGCTGGAGCTTACTTGATGCACTTTCCACCTTTGATACCTGTAGAGCTTCCAGTGGAGCCTTTTGAGTCCGCTTTTGGTGTCCCATGGCGATATCTCGTAGCCCTATATGTGTTCCTCGTGCTCTTGGGCACCGCTGCAATTGCTTCAGCTGCAGAAGTGCTACACATTAAAGAACTTGAAGCAATCGTAAAAGACGCGGTTGTTATTGCAATTCTCTCGATAATTGTCGGTTTGATCACGATCTCGGTAGATTTAGAACGAATTGAAAGAGGTGCTTATGCGGTTTTGGGTCATGCAAATCCAACAAGCGTGATGTATTGGATGATCATGTTTTACATTCTTGAAGTAGTTCTCTTGATAATTGAAGCTTGGTTCTACTTTAGGAGCGATCTCGTTAAGCAAGGTGAACTGAAAGGAATTAAGGGAACAGTTGGCAGAATTGTCTCTCTACGTTTTGTAGGAGAATACATAAATAACAAGTATTTACAGTCTCCAGGCTTAAATAAACTTGCGAAGTATCTAACTTCAACTGACAAAAAGCTTGATCTGGAAATTGCAAGACCCATTGGGGTTGTAGCACTGATCACCGCAATTCTCGCATACAGCAACCTCGGCGCTTTGTTTGCGGCAAGCTACATTCCGTTATGGCATGACGCAATAACTCCGATTTACTTTGTGGTCACAGCGATTGTTGGCGGATCTGCAGTTCTTATCCTTGCGACGATCGTTACTTCATGGGCTAAGGGTTCTAATGAAAAGATGTCCGCATTGCCAGTCTTGAAGAACATTTTGGGGGTAGCACTTGCGATAGCGATTCTGTTCACAGCTTGGAGAGTTGTAATTGTTGGTTATCCAGGTGTAAATTACTTTGCATCCCTCTCAGTCCAGAATCTGATGTTTGGTGAGTATATCTTTAATTTCTGGGTCATTGAAGTTCTCTTGGGCATGTTTATCCCGCTACTTCTTCTGATATTTGCGGGTAAGAATGTGAGAGCACTGTTAGCTTCATCGCTTCTCGTAATCGCTGGAATCTTTACTTACAGATACGACTTCCTGTTTGCAGGGCAGGTTGTGAAGAATATTTCTGGGATCGCAATACCAACTCATCCGCATCCCTTCGAGATCATGTTCACTCTCGGTGCCTTGGCACTTGTAATGCTTGCCTACTATGTGGTATACAAGATTCTGCCAATGGAGGTGGAGCATGCATCGTAG
- a CDS encoding mannose-1-phosphate guanylyltransferase/mannose-6-phosphate isomerase, whose translation MKTLILAGGKGTRLWPLSRELMPKQFIKIFDNSTLFQKTVERALLFSKPEEIFIVANKEYKFRILDDLADLSVEIPMENIFLEPKAKSTLPAIFWVLKANSGKFAVLPSDHLIEVNEDYKRAFRSAKKLSDDYLVTFGIKPTRAHTGYGYIKPGNEAGDGFIVDEFKEKPDLETAKQYVQSGYYWNSGMFLFDSAIFVEEVKKLAPDVFKAFESDNIEEIYEELPEISVDYGILEKSKKVAVVPLATKWSDLGSFDSLYEVLSKDEHGNVSIGEKPLALDSKKNLVISQKLTAMIGVENLIVVDTEDALLISKMGESEKVRELHKVLSKKGDKRIVVHRTAYRPWGSYTLLEEGERYKIKRITIKPGKRLSLQRHYHRSEHWVVVKGTARVLFDNKEILLRPGESTFIPAGVLHRLENPGKVDLEVIETQIGEYLEEDDIERIEDDYGR comes from the coding sequence GTGAAAACTTTGATCCTTGCTGGCGGTAAGGGAACAAGGCTCTGGCCTTTAAGCAGAGAGTTGATGCCGAAGCAGTTCATAAAGATCTTCGATAACTCGACACTTTTTCAGAAGACCGTTGAGAGAGCTCTACTCTTTTCCAAACCTGAAGAGATATTTATAGTCGCAAATAAGGAGTATAAATTCAGGATTCTCGACGATCTTGCGGATTTAAGCGTTGAAATACCCATGGAGAACATATTTTTGGAGCCAAAGGCGAAAAGCACCCTTCCAGCGATCTTTTGGGTTCTAAAAGCCAATTCCGGAAAATTCGCAGTTTTGCCTTCAGATCATCTGATCGAAGTCAACGAGGATTACAAGAGGGCTTTTAGATCTGCAAAGAAGCTTTCTGACGATTACTTGGTCACATTCGGGATTAAGCCAACAAGAGCGCACACGGGCTACGGCTACATAAAGCCCGGAAATGAAGCTGGAGATGGCTTTATCGTAGACGAATTCAAGGAAAAACCGGATCTCGAGACTGCAAAGCAATACGTGCAGAGTGGCTACTACTGGAATAGCGGAATGTTCCTATTTGACTCAGCCATTTTTGTCGAGGAAGTCAAAAAACTTGCTCCGGATGTGTTCAAAGCATTTGAGTCCGACAATATCGAAGAGATTTACGAAGAGCTTCCGGAGATCTCTGTGGACTACGGAATACTTGAGAAGTCCAAAAAAGTAGCTGTTGTTCCACTTGCAACGAAATGGAGCGATCTTGGAAGCTTTGACTCTCTTTACGAAGTGCTGAGTAAAGATGAGCACGGAAATGTAAGCATTGGAGAAAAACCCCTTGCCTTGGACTCAAAAAAGAACCTTGTTATTAGTCAGAAGCTAACAGCAATGATTGGTGTTGAAAATCTGATCGTAGTGGATACAGAAGACGCTTTGCTCATTTCTAAAATGGGCGAATCCGAAAAAGTCAGAGAACTGCACAAGGTTCTTTCTAAAAAGGGCGATAAGAGGATCGTTGTTCACAGAACCGCCTACAGACCATGGGGCTCCTATACTTTGCTCGAAGAAGGGGAGCGCTATAAAATAAAGAGGATCACAATCAAGCCCGGAAAAAGGCTAAGTCTGCAGAGACATTATCACAGGAGCGAGCACTGGGTAGTCGTTAAAGGCACTGCAAGGGTGCTTTTCGACAACAAGGAAATTCTTCTTCGCCCCGGAGAGAGCACTTTCATACCTGCGGGCGTTTTGCACAGGCTTGAAAATCCCGGCAAGGTGGATCTTGAAGTTATAGAGACGCAAATCGGAGAATACCTTGAAGAAGACGACATAGAAAGAATTGAGGATGACTATGGCAGATGA
- a CDS encoding bifunctional nuclease family protein produces MLIAEVFGVFIAKSKFASSPVVVLRAEDGRVLPIYIGFAEAASIYSALNRYLPPRPMTHDLLVDVISKLNGKVEKVVIDDLIDTTFYARIVIKQDDREIEIDARPSDSIAIALRIPCPIFIAPKVLDEAGLEEIPEGFIDFGQIS; encoded by the coding sequence GTGCTAATAGCGGAGGTATTTGGCGTTTTCATCGCGAAGTCGAAATTTGCATCATCCCCAGTAGTGGTCCTAAGGGCAGAAGATGGAAGAGTTCTACCGATCTATATCGGTTTTGCGGAAGCTGCATCCATATACTCTGCTTTAAACCGTTATCTACCACCGAGGCCAATGACGCATGACTTGCTTGTGGATGTGATTTCAAAATTGAATGGAAAAGTTGAAAAAGTAGTTATTGACGATCTAATAGACACGACATTTTACGCGAGAATTGTGATAAAGCAGGATGATAGAGAGATCGAAATAGACGCCAGACCAAGCGATAGCATCGCAATTGCTCTTCGAATCCCTTGTCCAATTTTCATAGCTCCAAAAGTTCTGGATGAAGCGGGACTTGAGGAAATACCTGAGGGTTTTATAGATTTTGGTCAAATCTCCTAA
- a CDS encoding cysteine-rich small domain-containing protein encodes MNERGLVDLFAAMNSLSGSAYECKYYPCHFEGQDCSLCFCIFYPCLLYRFGEIVISQSGKPVWSCKDCFWIHKKENVEEVVTYFSAFPRQILVEADWFFFSRAFQEILFGRELGYKIGKAYNLMPANFYGFNCRNAENGLFLAVKIEEGFLDLREVKDFEDLRDEILIPQKSANVLRGFDGTRYIECEL; translated from the coding sequence ATGAATGAGCGTGGACTTGTAGATCTTTTTGCTGCGATGAACTCTCTTTCAGGCTCCGCTTATGAGTGCAAATACTATCCATGCCATTTTGAGGGACAGGATTGCTCTTTATGTTTTTGCATCTTTTACCCTTGTTTGCTCTACAGATTTGGCGAGATCGTTATTTCCCAATCTGGAAAGCCCGTATGGAGCTGTAAGGATTGCTTCTGGATCCATAAAAAAGAAAACGTGGAGGAAGTTGTAACATACTTCTCTGCTTTTCCAAGGCAGATCTTGGTTGAAGCGGACTGGTTCTTTTTCAGTAGAGCTTTTCAGGAGATCCTATTTGGCAGGGAGCTTGGTTATAAAATTGGCAAGGCATACAACCTAATGCCAGCGAACTTTTACGGGTTTAATTGTAGAAACGCAGAAAACGGATTATTTTTGGCTGTGAAGATCGAAGAGGGATTTTTAGATCTTCGTGAAGTTAAAGACTTCGAGGATTTGAGAGATGAGATTTTAATTCCGCAGAAGTCTGCCAACGTCCTTAGAGGTTTTGACGGAACAAGATACATAGAATGCGAGCTATGA
- a CDS encoding acyl-CoA dehydrogenase family protein: protein MNFEFTQEQEDIRKAAREFATKEFLKEKAEEFDKKEEFPFEIWKKACELGFIGIHFPEEYSGAGMGCLENIIIAEEFCRADSTIGSAVILSDFSCELLMMFGSEEQKKEVLPKVAKGKAITAGCYTEPEAGSDLTAIRTRAVKDGDEWVINGAKTFITNAPIADYFIILAVTEETQPRYRGFTLFLAKKCDEIKVTPIKGKHGIRASPTAEVAFKDLRVGDDAIIGTLNRGFYQVLEFFNESRIEIAAQALGIAQGAFDRAVNYMKQRKQFGQPIGAFQALQHRIADLRAEIEAVRLLVYKAAWSFDAKKPDPALTSMAKYLAGKLAVKVCDEAVQMHGGYGYIAEYEVERFLRDAKITEIYEGTKEVQLNTIAREMFGKLR, encoded by the coding sequence ATGAACTTCGAGTTTACACAAGAACAGGAAGATATAAGGAAAGCTGCGAGAGAGTTTGCTACGAAGGAATTCTTAAAAGAAAAGGCTGAGGAGTTTGACAAAAAAGAAGAATTTCCTTTTGAGATCTGGAAAAAAGCATGCGAACTCGGATTCATTGGAATTCACTTTCCAGAGGAATACAGCGGTGCGGGAATGGGTTGCCTTGAGAACATAATAATCGCAGAAGAGTTTTGCAGAGCGGATAGCACAATTGGAAGTGCGGTTATTCTCTCGGACTTCTCATGCGAGCTTTTGATGATGTTCGGAAGCGAAGAGCAAAAGAAGGAAGTCTTGCCAAAGGTTGCTAAGGGAAAGGCAATTACCGCTGGTTGCTACACTGAACCTGAGGCTGGAAGTGATTTGACCGCAATAAGGACAAGAGCGGTAAAAGATGGAGATGAATGGGTGATCAATGGTGCCAAGACATTCATAACCAATGCCCCGATTGCGGATTACTTCATAATATTAGCGGTGACTGAAGAAACACAACCAAGATATCGCGGTTTCACTCTTTTCCTTGCAAAGAAGTGCGATGAGATTAAGGTAACCCCAATTAAGGGTAAACATGGTATAAGGGCATCTCCGACTGCGGAAGTTGCATTCAAAGATCTAAGAGTTGGCGATGACGCAATAATAGGGACTCTAAACAGAGGCTTCTATCAGGTTCTGGAATTCTTCAACGAGAGCAGAATCGAGATTGCAGCTCAGGCATTGGGGATAGCCCAAGGAGCTTTTGATAGGGCAGTCAACTACATGAAGCAGAGAAAGCAGTTTGGACAGCCAATAGGAGCTTTTCAGGCACTACAGCACAGGATAGCGGATTTAAGGGCTGAAATTGAAGCGGTAAGATTGCTTGTTTACAAAGCAGCATGGAGTTTTGATGCGAAGAAGCCGGATCCAGCGTTGACTTCGATGGCAAAGTATCTCGCAGGAAAGCTGGCTGTGAAGGTTTGCGATGAAGCAGTGCAGATGCATGGTGGCTATGGATACATTGCTGAATACGAAGTCGAGAGATTCCTGAGGGATGCAAAGATAACAGAAATCTACGAAGGGACAAAGGAAGTTCAGCTTAACACGATTGCAAGAGAGATGTTCGGGAAGCTGAGATAA
- a CDS encoding NMD3-related protein yields the protein MHPAKIQLRGFDDFEISKLIKKAEELKSEVIKTKFGVDIFFDNVEDARMFISKIQKEFRIEKRMSTENLGFKKGRGRFLFVYSVRKI from the coding sequence ATGCATCCAGCAAAGATCCAACTAAGGGGCTTTGACGATTTTGAAATTTCAAAATTGATTAAAAAAGCAGAAGAACTTAAATCTGAAGTTATTAAAACAAAATTTGGAGTGGATATTTTCTTTGACAATGTGGAGGACGCAAGAATGTTTATCTCAAAAATACAAAAAGAATTTAGAATTGAGAAGAGAATGAGCACTGAGAATCTCGGATTTAAAAAAGGGCGCGGTCGATTTCTCTTTGTTTATTCGGTAAGGAAAATTTGA
- a CDS encoding TIGR00725 family protein: MQIGVIGSGSCDEETYKLAYRVGELIAERGCILINGGLGGVMEASARGAKSKGGITVGVLPRGVEEANPYIDIKIATNMGHARNMIIVHSSDALISIGGEYGTISELAIALKERKRVASLKPPVILRGMKIFENAEEAVDYVLSD; this comes from the coding sequence ATGCAGATTGGTGTAATTGGCAGTGGATCTTGCGATGAAGAAACCTATAAACTTGCTTACAGAGTTGGTGAGCTTATTGCAGAGAGGGGCTGTATTTTGATCAACGGCGGGCTTGGCGGTGTTATGGAAGCAAGTGCCAGGGGGGCAAAGAGTAAAGGCGGAATAACGGTCGGAGTGCTTCCGAGGGGAGTTGAGGAGGCGAACCCATACATTGACATAAAGATTGCGACGAACATGGGACATGCGAGGAATATGATCATCGTGCATTCAAGCGATGCTTTAATTTCGATTGGCGGAGAATATGGAACGATTTCTGAGCTTGCAATAGCCCTGAAAGAGCGAAAGCGTGTCGCATCTTTAAAGCCTCCAGTGATTCTGAGAGGGATGAAGATCTTTGAGAATGCAGAAGAGGCTGTGGACTACGTGCTCAGCGATTAA
- a CDS encoding antitoxin VapB family protein: MKTITIADDVYEKLAKIKNNRSFSEVIRDLIGSKGNFDILMIGFGTRSKEEAEELEKQIEDVRKWMESLIRV; this comes from the coding sequence ATGAAAACGATAACGATCGCAGACGATGTTTACGAGAAACTCGCAAAGATTAAGAATAATAGGAGCTTTTCGGAAGTTATAAGGGATCTGATTGGCAGTAAGGGAAACTTTGATATTTTAATGATAGGATTCGGAACGAGGAGCAAAGAGGAAGCGGAAGAGCTTGAAAAACAGATTGAGGATGTGAGAAAATGGATGGAATCCTTGATTCGAGTTTGA
- a CDS encoding 4Fe-4S dicluster domain-containing protein, with the protein MHRREFLKCLAAIPILPGFKIVIPSGRTREMVESRDAKQFAMVVDVNKCIGCGKCVIACKTENHVPMEMPISRTWIEGYLDGKKVVMNTNENPFLNAKAKKGFYVPKLCNHCANAPCVNVCPVYARFHTKEGIVLVDKETCIGCKYCLTACPYGATFVHPEEKVTDKCTFCYHRLRKGLLPACVVACPTGARTFGALEEGSRVYELIKKNRTTVLKPEAGTLPRVFYLNLDTVVEL; encoded by the coding sequence ATGCATCGTAGAGAGTTTTTGAAGTGCTTGGCTGCAATTCCGATTTTGCCAGGTTTCAAAATCGTAATTCCATCGGGAAGAACGAGGGAGATGGTTGAAAGCCGCGATGCCAAGCAATTCGCAATGGTTGTTGATGTGAACAAGTGCATTGGTTGCGGAAAATGCGTAATCGCATGCAAGACCGAAAATCATGTGCCCATGGAAATGCCAATCTCAAGAACTTGGATTGAGGGGTATCTTGATGGCAAAAAAGTTGTGATGAACACAAACGAAAATCCATTCCTCAATGCAAAAGCCAAAAAGGGTTTTTATGTTCCCAAATTATGCAATCACTGTGCAAACGCTCCATGCGTTAATGTTTGCCCTGTTTATGCAAGATTTCATACGAAGGAAGGAATAGTGCTTGTCGATAAGGAGACGTGCATTGGCTGTAAGTATTGCCTCACTGCTTGCCCCTACGGAGCCACATTTGTGCATCCCGAAGAGAAGGTGACTGATAAGTGCACATTCTGCTATCACCGCCTTAGGAAAGGCTTGTTGCCCGCATGCGTTGTTGCATGCCCAACTGGAGCGAGAACTTTCGGTGCCCTCGAAGAGGGTAGCAGGGTTTATGAGCTGATTAAGAAGAACAGAACCACGGTGCTTAAGCCCGAAGCGGGAACTCTCCCAAGGGTTTTCTATTTGAATCTTGACACGGTGGTGGAGCTATGA
- a CDS encoding rRNA maturation protein: protein MRAMILTTSRKPSRKTRSFAKALSRFLNWQYVQRGKISLKEFENECICMISEIKGNPAFLNFYEYGEKVLEVFFSVSNIKKVKIDRGEVIYFGTNYNFFRALPASLLEKFDKRPYFPKKIVEKGNELVFCIGEEPIFKIKVLSVRRFDQNL, encoded by the coding sequence ATGCGAGCTATGATCTTAACAACTTCAAGAAAGCCGAGCAGAAAGACAAGAAGCTTTGCAAAAGCTCTTTCGAGATTTTTAAACTGGCAATATGTTCAAAGGGGTAAAATAAGTTTAAAGGAATTTGAAAATGAGTGTATCTGCATGATTTCTGAAATTAAGGGAAATCCTGCCTTTTTAAACTTTTACGAGTATGGGGAAAAAGTTCTTGAGGTATTTTTTTCAGTTAGCAATATAAAAAAAGTGAAAATTGATAGGGGCGAGGTTATTTATTTTGGAACAAATTACAACTTTTTCCGCGCTCTTCCGGCCAGTTTGCTTGAGAAATTTGATAAAAGGCCGTATTTTCCTAAAAAGATAGTAGAAAAAGGCAACGAACTTGTTTTCTGTATCGGCGAAGAGCCAATTTTCAAAATAAAGGTTCTAAGTGTTAGGAGATTTGACCAAAATCTATAA
- a CDS encoding RNA methyltransferase — protein sequence MIHVVLVELKIPENIGFIARLVKNFGFEKLYLYRCNVTEESFKTSAHARDVLENAVVVEDLFSFLSKFNLIVGTTGISGGDYRFLRKPLLTPEELMDYIEGEVAVLFGREDFGLLNEELERCHILVKIPTSEEYPVMNVSHAAAILLYFLSKKKTESVENLAKAEELEILIKKVAELLEHVSFPKQRERRELVTLRRVLGRARLRDYELQTLFGIFGRALSTIERLKKNINTK from the coding sequence ATGATCCATGTCGTGCTTGTTGAGCTCAAAATTCCCGAAAACATCGGTTTCATTGCCAGACTTGTTAAGAATTTCGGATTCGAAAAGCTTTACCTATACAGATGCAATGTAACCGAAGAGAGCTTTAAAACCTCCGCACATGCAAGGGATGTGCTCGAAAATGCTGTAGTAGTCGAGGATCTGTTTTCTTTTCTTTCAAAATTCAACCTGATCGTCGGCACCACTGGGATCTCTGGAGGAGACTATCGTTTCCTTAGAAAGCCATTGCTTACTCCAGAAGAGCTAATGGATTACATTGAAGGCGAAGTCGCGGTGCTATTCGGTAGGGAAGACTTTGGATTGCTCAATGAAGAGCTTGAAAGATGCCATATACTTGTGAAGATTCCAACGAGCGAAGAATACCCAGTAATGAATGTAAGCCACGCGGCAGCAATTCTGCTTTACTTTCTGAGCAAAAAGAAGACTGAGAGCGTGGAGAATCTGGCAAAAGCTGAAGAGCTCGAGATCTTAATTAAGAAAGTCGCTGAACTCCTTGAGCATGTGAGCTTTCCGAAGCAGAGAGAAAGAAGAGAGCTTGTAACTCTAAGAAGGGTGCTTGGGAGGGCAAGGCTAAGAGACTATGAGCTTCAGACTCTCTTCGGCATCTTCGGCAGAGCTCTGAGCACGATCGAACGGCTGAAGAAAAATATTAATACTAAATAG
- a CDS encoding DUF429 domain-containing protein encodes MKIAGIDVGIRACKLAIIEDQLVYVGDYDKEKLKGVVAVGIDAPLSFPKVGTLRECEKKLLKLGIRLFPSGAKFFRDIALKGIEIAEELRKEGIAVFEVYPFATRVMMKIAPKLRKRTKEGLSEIIRELQRFIAIPELTHDEVDAVISALTVREFLEGRGFILSGEDGEIILPTERN; translated from the coding sequence ATGAAGATCGCTGGCATCGATGTTGGCATTAGGGCTTGCAAACTTGCGATCATTGAAGATCAGCTTGTCTACGTTGGCGATTACGACAAAGAAAAATTAAAGGGAGTTGTTGCGGTTGGAATAGATGCTCCACTCTCTTTTCCAAAAGTAGGAACGCTTAGAGAATGCGAGAAAAAATTGCTAAAGCTTGGAATTAGACTTTTCCCTTCTGGAGCAAAATTTTTTAGAGATATAGCTCTCAAAGGCATAGAGATCGCAGAGGAGCTGAGAAAAGAAGGAATAGCAGTATTTGAGGTCTATCCTTTTGCTACAAGAGTTATGATGAAAATAGCACCAAAATTGAGGAAAAGAACAAAAGAAGGTCTTTCTGAGATCATAAGAGAACTTCAAAGGTTTATAGCGATCCCTGAGCTTACACATGACGAAGTTGATGCGGTGATCTCTGCTTTAACCGTTAGAGAGTTCTTGGAAGGTAGAGGTTTTATTTTGAGCGGAGAAGACGGAGAAATAATTCTGCCAACAGAAAGGAATTAA
- a CDS encoding LysE family transporter produces MFDFILKVILISSSGALAPGPLSAATAAIGVREGWKGGFMVSSGHFFVELSLVIIIAFFISFSGEILEIIKPLALIGGLFLLFFGILTLKSAFEIGEISMKESRFSPFITGIALTALNPFFIAWWAGVGSALISEAILNFGSLGIAVLFASHIWIDFAFLSFLAYVTSFKGITLGAYRVLLIFLGVLVLFFGLDYISFAITELHLSELMTKL; encoded by the coding sequence GTGTTCGATTTCATCCTTAAAGTCATACTAATTAGCAGTTCTGGCGCTTTAGCCCCTGGACCGCTCAGCGCTGCAACAGCTGCGATTGGAGTCAGAGAGGGATGGAAAGGTGGGTTTATGGTAAGCAGTGGACACTTTTTCGTAGAACTCTCTCTTGTTATCATAATTGCATTTTTTATTTCATTTTCAGGAGAGATTTTGGAAATTATAAAACCACTGGCATTAATAGGTGGTCTTTTCCTTTTGTTTTTTGGTATTCTAACGTTAAAAAGCGCCTTTGAAATTGGTGAAATCTCGATGAAAGAGTCGAGATTTTCTCCATTTATAACGGGTATCGCTTTAACAGCTCTTAATCCTTTTTTCATAGCCTGGTGGGCAGGAGTCGGTAGTGCGTTGATTAGTGAGGCTATTCTAAACTTTGGAAGCTTGGGCATCGCTGTTCTATTTGCCTCACATATTTGGATTGATTTCGCCTTTCTAAGCTTTTTAGCCTATGTTACATCCTTTAAGGGGATAACGCTTGGAGCATATAGGGTATTACTGATTTTTTTGGGTGTTCTCGTTCTATTTTTCGGCTTAGACTACATATCATTCGCGATAACTGAACTGCATCTCTCAGAGTTGATGACAAAGCTTTAA
- a CDS encoding type II toxin-antitoxin system VapC family toxin, translating into MDGILDSSLIIELFKGNAKILNALPRDLNYFIATITVFELYCGKLKEREEIMIEKLPKVEFCENSAKIAGKIYRDLKEKGKIPSVKDLLLASTAIAKDKIILTCDEGFEIFRDYGLKLKILER; encoded by the coding sequence ATGGATGGAATCCTTGATTCGAGTTTGATCATTGAGCTATTTAAGGGCAATGCGAAGATTCTAAATGCACTGCCAAGAGATTTGAATTATTTTATAGCCACAATAACTGTTTTCGAGCTTTATTGCGGAAAACTGAAAGAAAGAGAGGAAATTATGATCGAAAAGCTACCAAAAGTTGAGTTTTGCGAGAATTCTGCAAAAATCGCTGGCAAAATTTACCGAGACCTGAAGGAAAAGGGAAAAATTCCCAGTGTTAAGGACTTGCTCTTAGCCTCAACTGCAATCGCAAAGGATAAAATTATTTTAACCTGTGACGAGGGCTTCGAAATCTTTAGAGACTACGGGCTAAAGCTAAAAATCCTTGAGCGGTAA
- a CDS encoding RNA-binding protein, with product MEPKDYRIQLAEKGIEEIKRLSNSLRIPKRKEFMAKIEEIASALQIVKFSYMPAEEVAKLEELKKIADLASKLRKEIQQNDFAGTTADYWLEYIEKLPELMKRGEIAKIYEAVRFFAGDVISKRKLDRLWLCLVDCGFKLEVITNSEALTSGRRVVALLPPRKFGEIVSRGMFVDAVADKKGELSVEEIRKISKNLGEVESILISLLSSKS from the coding sequence ATGGAACCGAAAGATTACAGAATCCAGCTTGCTGAGAAGGGTATTGAAGAAATAAAGAGGCTTTCGAATTCTCTGAGAATTCCAAAAAGGAAGGAGTTCATGGCAAAGATCGAAGAGATAGCAAGTGCATTACAGATCGTAAAGTTCAGCTACATGCCTGCAGAAGAAGTTGCGAAGCTGGAAGAACTTAAAAAGATTGCGGATTTGGCATCAAAATTAAGGAAGGAGATTCAGCAGAACGATTTTGCTGGGACAACAGCAGACTACTGGCTTGAATATATTGAAAAGCTTCCAGAGCTCATGAAGAGGGGTGAGATTGCGAAGATCTACGAAGCGGTTAGATTCTTTGCTGGCGATGTGATCTCGAAACGAAAGCTTGACCGCCTTTGGCTTTGCCTCGTCGATTGTGGCTTCAAGCTCGAAGTTATAACGAATTCCGAAGCACTAACCTCAGGTAGAAGAGTTGTTGCTCTTCTGCCTCCAAGAAAATTTGGCGAAATTGTTAGCAGGGGAATGTTTGTAGATGCGGTAGCGGACAAAAAAGGAGAGTTGAGCGTTGAGGAGATAAGAAAAATCTCCAAGAACCTTGGGGAAGTTGAATCAATACTGATCTCATTGCTCAGCTCAAAGAGCTGA